The Crateriforma spongiae DNA window AGAATCCCAGGGGGCAGTCGTCAGGCTGTTTTCGTTGTTAATCTCCACACACAGGATCGCCGGTTCATCCACATAGGTCGTTCCCGTGTAGGGGTTGCGATGCGTCAACAGGTCCTTGGCATATTGTTTTTGAAGTTGGATGTAAGGCGCGTAAAAGTTGTCCAAGGCTTTGCCGTACCGAAAGGCTCGTTCGGTGCTTCGATCAATGCCGGGGTAATCGCGGGAAACGTGTAAGTTCAGGTTGCTGTAGATCCCGTTCTGTTTCAGCTGGGCGATCAGCCAATCCAGTCGGTCCAGCTGGTCAGCGTCCAGTCGTTTGCGACCGCGATCCCAAATGCCACGCGGGGCGGACGCATTGTCCATGTGATGGAATCGAACCACGTTGACGCCTAACTGCCCCAGTCGTTTGGCGATGGCCGTGGCATCGGTCTTGTCGGGGAATGCGCCGCCAAAACAAAGGTTGGTACCGATGAAGCGAATGCGTTCGCCGTTGCCGTCGACGAAGTGTCCGTCGTTGACCGTCACTCGTCCCGGCTGTCCGGCCGGAATGATCACATCATCGTCGACCAGAAAATCAAGCCGGTCGTCGACTGCCGACATGCCAAATTCAAACCAGCCTTGGGGTTCTTCAGCGGAACCCGGTATCCAGGTGCTCGAGACGACCAGTGCGATCGTCAGAAGTATTCGAAAAACAGCGGGATGCGAAAACAATGAACGCACGAATGAATGAAGTAGTGACATGCGTTTGCACCGGAGAGTCGGCTGGAGGGGATGGGGGCATGCGGCCGGATCATCCGATGTCATTGGATGCGATCCGCGGGCGTTCGACGTGGTCACGCCAAGCGATCGTCGGCCACGATCAAGGTGGGGATACCTTTATCATGCGTCACCGTGACCTTGATTAGGAGGTCGGCGGCGAAAAATTGGGGCCGACTGCGACGGTTTGTTCGATCGTCGCGTCGACATCGGTGGTCTGGTCGATGAATCGATGCCACCATTCTTTCGCGGCATACTTGTCCCAGCGTGACGCGTCGACGCATTGGGCCAGGGCTTGGTCCAGCGCGTCGGCATCCTTGGGGCGATCGTCCGGCGATTTTTCCAGACACCACATCAGGGCACGCTCCAAGCCGGCGTCGACGGGGCGTCCCATTCGTTGTGACGGGGATTCCGGGCTTTCGCGAACGTGTTGTTGGCACAATTCAACGATGCTTTGACCACGGAACACGTTGGTGCCGGTCAGCATGTAGTATCCGACCGCACCGACGGCGTACAGGTCGCTGCGGTGATCCAAAGGTTGGTGTTGAATCGCTTCGGGCGACATGTACAACGGCGTGCCGGTCAGCGATCCGGCCTGAGTCATTTCGCGGTCGGAATCTTGTGGTTTGACCAATCCGAAATCCAACAGCTTGACGAAATCCGCCATGCCGCCACAGCGGGTCAGCATGATGTTGGCTGGTTTGACATCTCGGTGGATCAACTTCTGTTCGTGGGCTTCGGCCAAAGATCCACACAGTTGACGCAGCAGATAAATCACGCGCCCGGCCGGTTGTGGGCCGAACCGACGGATCAAGTCATCCAAGCTCAGCCCGTCCAGGTATTCCATCGCGTAGTAGAAAACGCCTTCGGGAGTTCGACCGTAATCAAAGATCGCGATCGTGTTGGGATGGGTCAGGCGGCACGTCATTTGAACTTCGCGTTCAAAGCGTGCGATGGCCTGTTCATCATGGCGATCGACGTTCAGTAGCTTGACCGCGGTCGGACGGTGCAGCATTTGGTGATGGGCACGATAAACTTCGCCCATCGCGCCGGCACCCAATTTTTCATCCAGTGAATATTGCCCTAGGCGTCGTGCTTCGACCACCGCTTCGCGTCCTTGTCGTTCCAATTTGGATGCGTACAGGGTCAGCCCGAACAGCCCGGCGGTGACCAGCACCAGTAACGCTGTCAAACCCAGGAAAGCGATCCGAAGTGATTGCAGCGACTGGAATGCTTCGGAGGTATCGAATTCCGTACCCACGCCGATGTCGAATTCGTCCAACCACGTCCACGCGCCGATGACACGAACGCCGCGATAGTCGCGATATCCACCAACGTTCAGCCCTGATTCCCCGGCAGTCGCCGACTGGGCAAGCGCGGTCAACGGTTGCTCATTTCGCCGAAGCTTGGGGCGATTGCCCGTGGTCATGTCGACGCCGGGATCACGCAGTTGGATATTCAACAGCGACCGAACGTGCGGACTGTCTTCCAGCAAGCCGATTTCTTTCAGCGTTTCATCAAAGCGGCTGGCGGTGACCATCAGACCGTCACGATTGAACGCGTACGTTTCCCCGGTTCGGCCTGACCGTGCGACTTGCAAGATCTTCGAAAACTCATCTTCCGGACGAATCCGCAGACACAGCGCGGCCAAGATTTCACCGTCGTCCTGTTGAACGGGCGCGTTGATGAACATTACCGGAACGCCCGCACGGATTTCACCGTCGACATCGGGCATGGCCAGGATGCTTTTCATCGGCGGCAGGTAGTGCGTTTCGCCGGCGAAGATGGGTTCAAATTGAGGCAAGAACTTCTGTAGCAACTCCGTGTTGCCGACGGCCCCTTCAATGTCACTGGCCAACACCAAACCTGTGCGATCGACCACCATGTAACCCTGGATGTTTTGGGTTTCCAGCCAATCGTCCAACAAATCGCTTAATGTGCGTTGTTCGGTTGCGGACAACAACGCCGCGGTACGCTGCTGCGCTGTGGCATCATCGGCGACCTGCATCAAGCCACTTACCAGGTTCAATACCCGTTCGTCATGGCCCAAGGATTCCGCGTCTGCTTCACGGACGTCCAGCCAGATCTTCAAAGCCGCCACATCAGCGTTCAACAAGGCTTGTAATTGCTGGGCCAGGGTGTGTTCGACTTGGCGTTCGACGTGGCGGTGCGTGAACCAGCCGACCAGAAACAAAATCACGGCGGCGATCAGGGGCCATGTCCACAAACGGCGGCGGGTGAACACCAAGTTGGAAAGTGCCGATGTCGCCACGTTCTTGATGCGTGACGCACGAGATCCCAAGACGGATTGCTTGGACTGGGATACATCGCTGGCATAGGAGGAAGAAGTTTTGGGGCCGCTCATGATTCATTCTGGCAGCGTCCGAGGGCGAACCGTGCGAAACGCTTTGGCAAGGCTGTTGGGGCTATTCGATTTTGGGCGGGGGAAAAGCCCCGGATTCGGCGGATGTGACGTGCCATTCGTTAGCACGATCGAAGGACTTGCTGGGTATTCTGAGCCGAATCCGCGGAAAACGCCATGCTCAAGAACATGCTGTTCCGGCCGTACCGGCGTGACGCAACTGGAAAAGCGCGTCGTCGGCGA harbors:
- a CDS encoding serine/threonine protein kinase → MSGPKTSSSYASDVSQSKQSVLGSRASRIKNVATSALSNLVFTRRRLWTWPLIAAVILFLVGWFTHRHVERQVEHTLAQQLQALLNADVAALKIWLDVREADAESLGHDERVLNLVSGLMQVADDATAQQRTAALLSATEQRTLSDLLDDWLETQNIQGYMVVDRTGLVLASDIEGAVGNTELLQKFLPQFEPIFAGETHYLPPMKSILAMPDVDGEIRAGVPVMFINAPVQQDDGEILAALCLRIRPEDEFSKILQVARSGRTGETYAFNRDGLMVTASRFDETLKEIGLLEDSPHVRSLLNIQLRDPGVDMTTGNRPKLRRNEQPLTALAQSATAGESGLNVGGYRDYRGVRVIGAWTWLDEFDIGVGTEFDTSEAFQSLQSLRIAFLGLTALLVLVTAGLFGLTLYASKLERQGREAVVEARRLGQYSLDEKLGAGAMGEVYRAHHQMLHRPTAVKLLNVDRHDEQAIARFEREVQMTCRLTHPNTIAIFDYGRTPEGVFYYAMEYLDGLSLDDLIRRFGPQPAGRVIYLLRQLCGSLAEAHEQKLIHRDVKPANIMLTRCGGMADFVKLLDFGLVKPQDSDREMTQAGSLTGTPLYMSPEAIQHQPLDHRSDLYAVGAVGYYMLTGTNVFRGQSIVELCQQHVRESPESPSQRMGRPVDAGLERALMWCLEKSPDDRPKDADALDQALAQCVDASRWDKYAAKEWWHRFIDQTTDVDATIEQTVAVGPNFSPPTS